A single region of the Bacteroides luhongzhouii genome encodes:
- the cysC gene encoding adenylyl-sulfate kinase yields MEEKNHIYPIFDRMMTRQDKEELLGQHSVMIWFTGLSGSGKSTIAIALERELHKRGLLCRILDGDNIRSGINNNLGFSETDRVENIRRIAEVSKLFLDSGIITIAAFISPNNDIREMAANIIGKDDFLEVFVSTPLEECEKRDVKGLYAKARKGEIQNFTGISAPFEVPEHPALSLDTSKLTLEESVNRLLELVLPKVKSIK; encoded by the coding sequence ATGGAAGAAAAGAACCATATATATCCGATATTTGACCGCATGATGACGCGGCAGGACAAGGAAGAGCTTTTGGGACAGCACAGTGTGATGATCTGGTTTACCGGATTGAGCGGTTCCGGAAAGAGCACGATTGCTATTGCATTGGAACGCGAACTCCACAAGCGCGGATTGCTTTGCCGTATCTTGGATGGGGATAATATCCGTAGTGGAATTAATAATAACCTGGGATTCTCCGAAACGGACCGGGTGGAAAATATTCGTCGTATAGCTGAAGTGTCTAAACTGTTTCTGGATAGTGGCATCATTACGATTGCTGCATTTATCAGCCCTAATAATGATATTCGCGAAATGGCTGCAAATATTATCGGTAAGGATGATTTTCTGGAAGTTTTCGTTAGCACTCCGCTGGAGGAATGTGAGAAACGTGATGTGAAAGGCTTATATGCGAAGGCGCGGAAAGGGGAGATTCAGAATTTTACAGGAATTTCCGCGCCATTCGAGGTTCCGGAACATCCGGCTTTGTCACTGGATACTTCCAAATTGACTTTGGAGGAATCGGTGAACCGTTTGTTGGAGCTTGTTTTGCCAAAAGTGAAGAGTATAAAATGA
- a CDS encoding sulfotransferase family protein, with the protein MGLLEFNKLPINTLVGADWKTFKAITAGREIDAAYKGKYRLTKAVCRLLSPLAALQDKRYEKLLANQSLEHDPVFILGHWRSGTTFVHNVFSCDKHFGYNTTYQTVFPHLMMWGQPFFKKNMSWLMPDKRPTDNMELAVDLPQEEEFALSNMMPYTYYNFWFLPKYQQEYADKYLLFDDITDAELKVFEEVFTKLIKISLWNTHGTQFLSKNPPHTGRVKELVKMFPNAKFIYLMRNPYTVFESTRSFFTNTIQPLKLQDVSNEQLEENILSIYAKLYHKYESDKKFIPEGNLIEVKFEDFEADAMGMTENIYKSLSIPGFAEARNDIEKYVGGKKGYKKNKYKYDDRTIQLVEKNWDFALKQWDYNL; encoded by the coding sequence GTGGGATTACTCGAATTTAATAAACTTCCGATTAATACATTGGTAGGTGCCGACTGGAAGACATTCAAGGCTATCACTGCCGGTCGTGAAATTGATGCAGCCTACAAGGGGAAATATCGATTGACCAAGGCTGTGTGTCGCTTGCTTTCTCCATTGGCGGCATTACAAGACAAGCGTTACGAGAAACTGCTCGCTAATCAGTCGTTAGAGCATGATCCGGTATTCATTCTGGGACACTGGCGAAGCGGAACTACGTTTGTGCATAATGTGTTCTCTTGTGACAAGCATTTTGGGTATAACACTACTTATCAGACTGTATTTCCTCATCTGATGATGTGGGGACAACCTTTCTTCAAAAAGAATATGAGTTGGCTGATGCCGGATAAGCGTCCGACGGATAATATGGAACTGGCAGTGGATCTTCCTCAGGAAGAGGAGTTTGCTTTGTCGAACATGATGCCTTATACCTATTATAATTTCTGGTTTCTGCCGAAATATCAGCAGGAGTATGCCGATAAATATCTTTTGTTTGATGACATTACGGATGCCGAATTGAAGGTGTTTGAAGAGGTATTCACTAAATTGATTAAGATTTCTTTGTGGAATACTCACGGAACTCAATTCCTTAGTAAGAATCCTCCGCATACCGGAAGGGTGAAGGAATTGGTGAAAATGTTCCCGAATGCTAAGTTTATCTACCTGATGCGTAACCCGTATACCGTATTCGAATCTACACGCAGTTTCTTTACAAATACGATTCAACCGTTGAAGTTGCAGGATGTCAGCAATGAACAATTGGAGGAAAATATCCTTTCTATCTATGCAAAGCTTTATCATAAGTATGAATCGGATAAGAAATTTATTCCGGAAGGTAACCTGATAGAAGTGAAATTTGAAGATTTCGAAGCGGATGCGATGGGAATGACGGAAAATATTTATAAGTCTCTTTCTATCCCGGGATTTGCCGAAGCGCGTAATGATATAGAAAAATACGTGGGCGGAAAGAAGGGATATAAGAAGAATAAATATAAATATGACGACCGTACGATTCAATTGGTAGAAAAGAACTGGGATTTTGCTTTGAAACAATGGGATTATAATTTATAA
- the cysN gene encoding sulfate adenylyltransferase subunit CysN — protein sequence MADNKLDIKAFLDKDEQKDLLRLLTAGSVDDGKSTLIGRLLFDSKKLYEDQLDALERDSKRVGNAGEHIDYALLLDGLKAEREQGITIDVAYRYFSTNGRKFIIADTPGHEQYTRNMITGGSTANLAIILVDARTGVITQTRRHTFLVSLLGIKHVVLAVNKMDLVDFSEERFNEIVADYKTFVAPLGIPDVNCIPLSALDGDNVVDKSERTPWYKGISLLDFLETVHIDNDHNFTDFRFPVQYVLRPNLDFRGFCGKVASGIVRKGDTVMALPSGKTSKVKSIVTYDGELDYAFPPQSVTLTLEDEIDVSRGEMLVHPDNLPTVDRNFEAMMVWMDEEPMDINKSFFIKQTTNLSRTRIDTIKYKVDVNTMEHLSLENGQLTKETLPLQLNQIARVVLTTAKELFFDPYKKNKSCGSFILIDPITNNTSAVGMIIDRVEMKDMSDTEDIPVLDMTKLEIAPEHYEAVEKAVKELERQGLAVRLIK from the coding sequence ATGGCAGATAATAAATTAGATATAAAAGCTTTTCTGGACAAGGATGAACAGAAAGACTTATTGAGACTGTTGACTGCGGGTTCGGTGGATGACGGAAAATCAACATTGATCGGACGCTTGTTATTTGACAGTAAGAAATTGTATGAAGATCAACTGGATGCACTGGAACGTGATAGTAAGCGTGTAGGAAATGCAGGTGAGCATATCGACTATGCGTTATTGCTGGATGGTTTGAAGGCTGAACGTGAACAGGGAATTACTATTGATGTGGCTTATCGCTATTTTTCTACTAATGGCCGAAAATTTATCATCGCAGATACTCCGGGGCACGAACAGTACACCCGTAACATGATTACCGGCGGATCTACGGCGAACTTGGCTATCATTTTGGTGGATGCCCGTACGGGGGTGATTACCCAGACTCGTCGTCACACTTTCTTGGTGTCTTTGCTGGGTATCAAACATGTGGTGTTGGCTGTCAATAAGATGGACTTGGTGGATTTCTCGGAAGAGCGTTTTAATGAGATCGTGGCTGACTATAAGACGTTTGTTGCTCCGTTGGGTATTCCAGATGTAAACTGTATTCCGCTCTCTGCATTGGATGGGGATAATGTGGTGGATAAGTCTGAACGTACTCCGTGGTACAAGGGGATTTCTTTGCTTGATTTCCTTGAAACGGTTCATATTGACAATGACCACAACTTTACGGATTTCCGTTTCCCGGTTCAGTATGTGCTTCGTCCGAATTTGGATTTCAGAGGATTCTGCGGTAAAGTTGCGTCAGGGATTGTTCGCAAAGGCGATACAGTGATGGCACTTCCTTCCGGAAAAACATCTAAGGTGAAGAGCATCGTGACTTATGACGGAGAGTTGGATTATGCTTTCCCACCGCAGTCTGTGACATTGACATTGGAGGATGAAATTGACGTGTCGCGTGGTGAGATGTTGGTGCATCCTGACAATTTGCCGACTGTGGATCGTAACTTCGAAGCTATGATGGTTTGGATGGATGAAGAGCCGATGGATATTAATAAATCGTTCTTTATTAAGCAGACTACCAATTTGAGCCGTACGCGCATCGATACAATAAAGTATAAGGTGGATGTGAATACAATGGAACATCTGTCTCTGGAGAATGGTCAGTTGACCAAAGAAACTTTGCCTTTGCAATTGAATCAGATTGCCCGCGTGGTGTTGACTACGGCTAAAGAGCTGTTCTTTGATCCTTATAAGAAAAATAAATCGTGCGGTTCCTTTATCTTGATTGATCCGATCACCAATAATACTTCTGCGGTAGGTATGATTATCGACCGGGTGGAAATGAAAGATATGAGTGACACGGAAGATATTCCGGTATTGGATATGACGAAGCTGGAAATTGCTCCGGAACATTATGAAGCGGTAGAAAAAGCTGTGAAGGAGTTGGAACGCCAAGGCTTGGCCGTACGACTAATAAAATAG
- a CDS encoding OmpA family protein has translation MKKGLLFILLAAASVCLPAQEKENAAKSYRVETNRFGANWFISGGVGAQMYFGDNDGKADFGKRLAPALDIAVGKWFTPGIGLRVAYNGLQAKGATPYANGPLVDGGQYSNGYYKEKWNVVNLHGDVLLNLTNMFCGYKEDRLYSFIPYVGAGFVHTGKGPGYDELGINAGLINRFRLSSALDLNVELRGLLMKGAFGNSGPEGLAGLTVGVTYKFKKRGWDAVPTVPMVPESQLNDMRDRVNALKGENESLKRDLVEARNKKPEVIVKKEAGFIPRFVVVFNIGKSNISKREYMNIEAMAKGIKATDKVFTVTGYADKGTGSAEYNMKLSKKRAEAVRDLMVNEFGVPASQLKVDYKGGVSNMFYDDAKLSRVAIVEE, from the coding sequence ATGAAAAAGGGTTTATTGTTTATTTTATTGGCAGCAGCATCTGTATGTTTGCCTGCACAAGAAAAAGAAAATGCAGCAAAGAGTTATAGAGTGGAAACTAACCGCTTTGGTGCTAACTGGTTTATTAGTGGTGGCGTTGGCGCACAAATGTATTTTGGCGACAATGATGGTAAAGCCGATTTCGGAAAACGTCTTGCTCCGGCACTTGACATTGCTGTAGGTAAGTGGTTTACTCCAGGTATCGGATTGCGTGTAGCTTACAATGGTCTTCAGGCTAAAGGTGCTACTCCTTATGCTAACGGTCCGCTTGTAGACGGAGGACAGTACTCTAATGGTTACTACAAAGAAAAATGGAATGTTGTTAACCTTCACGGAGACGTATTGTTGAACCTTACCAATATGTTCTGTGGTTATAAAGAAGATCGTCTGTACTCATTCATTCCTTATGTAGGTGCTGGATTTGTACACACAGGTAAAGGTCCGGGTTATGATGAACTGGGTATCAATGCCGGTTTGATCAACCGTTTCCGTCTGTCTTCAGCTTTGGATCTTAACGTTGAATTGCGCGGACTTTTGATGAAAGGCGCATTTGGTAACTCAGGTCCTGAAGGATTGGCTGGTCTGACTGTAGGTGTTACTTACAAGTTCAAGAAACGTGGTTGGGATGCTGTTCCTACTGTACCTATGGTTCCGGAAAGCCAGTTGAACGACATGAGAGATAGAGTAAACGCTCTGAAGGGTGAAAACGAATCTTTGAAACGTGACTTGGTTGAAGCACGTAACAAAAAACCGGAAGTGATCGTTAAGAAAGAAGCTGGTTTCATTCCACGTTTCGTTGTTGTATTCAATATCGGAAAGAGCAACATCAGCAAGAGAGAGTACATGAATATCGAAGCTATGGCTAAGGGTATCAAAGCAACTGATAAAGTATTTACTGTAACAGGTTATGCTGATAAAGGTACTGGATCTGCTGAATATAACATGAAATTGAGTAAGAAGAGAGCTGAAGCTGTTCGTGACCTGATGGTTAATGAATTTGGTGTTCCTGCTTCTCAGTTGAAGGTTGATTACAAGGGTGGCGTAAGCAACATGTTCTATGATGATGCTAAGTTGAGCCGTGTAGCTATTGTTGAAGAATAA
- the def gene encoding peptide deformylase, whose translation MILPIYVYGQPVLRKVAEDITPDYPNLKELIENMFETMVHADGVGLAAPQIGLPIRVVTITLDPLSEEYPEFKDFNKAYINPHILEVGGEEVSMEEGCLSLPGIHETVKRGDKIRVKYMDENFVEHEEEVEGYLARVMQHEFDHLDGKMFIDHISPLRKQMIKGKLNTMLKGKARSSYKMKQVK comes from the coding sequence ATGATTTTACCTATTTATGTATATGGTCAGCCTGTATTGAGAAAGGTTGCAGAGGACATAACACCGGATTATCCGAACCTGAAAGAGTTGATTGAGAATATGTTTGAAACAATGGTACACGCCGATGGCGTAGGACTGGCTGCTCCGCAGATTGGTTTGCCTATTCGCGTGGTTACTATTACGCTGGATCCGCTTTCGGAAGAATATCCTGAATTCAAAGACTTCAATAAGGCTTATATCAATCCTCACATTTTGGAAGTCGGGGGCGAAGAAGTGAGTATGGAAGAGGGATGTCTCAGTCTTCCCGGTATTCATGAAACAGTGAAAAGAGGTGATAAAATTCGTGTGAAATATATGGACGAAAACTTCGTGGAGCATGAAGAGGAGGTAGAAGGTTATCTGGCTCGGGTGATGCAGCATGAATTCGATCATTTGGATGGTAAGATGTTTATCGATCATATCTCACCACTTCGTAAGCAGATGATTAAAGGAAAGCTGAATACGATGTTGAAGGGAAAAGCACGCAGTTCTTATAAGATGAAACAGGTGAAATAA
- the cysD gene encoding sulfate adenylyltransferase subunit CysD, which yields MMEEYKLSHLKELEAESIHIIREVAAEFENPVMLYSIGKDSSVMVRLAEKAFYPGKVPFPLMHIDSKWKFKEMIQFRDEYAKKYGWNLIVESNMEAFHAGVGPFTHGSKVHTDLMKTQALLHALDKYKFDAAFGGARRDEEKSRAKERIFSFRDKFHQWDPKNQRPELWDIYNARVHKGESIRVFPISNWTELDIWQYIRLENIPIVPLYYAKERPVINLDGNIIMADDERLPEKYRDQIEMKMVRFRTLGCWPLTGAVESGAATIEEIVEEMMTTTKSERTTRVIDFDQEGSMEQKKREGYF from the coding sequence ATAATGGAAGAATATAAATTAAGCCACTTGAAGGAACTCGAAGCCGAGTCTATTCATATCATCCGCGAGGTGGCGGCGGAATTTGAGAATCCGGTGATGCTTTACAGTATCGGAAAGGATTCTTCGGTGATGGTACGCTTGGCTGAAAAAGCGTTTTATCCGGGTAAAGTGCCATTCCCATTGATGCACATCGACTCGAAATGGAAATTTAAGGAGATGATTCAGTTCCGTGATGAATATGCGAAGAAGTACGGATGGAATCTGATCGTGGAAAGTAATATGGAGGCTTTTCATGCAGGGGTAGGACCTTTTACGCATGGAAGCAAAGTGCATACAGACTTGATGAAGACGCAGGCATTGCTTCATGCGCTGGATAAATATAAGTTTGATGCAGCATTTGGTGGTGCCCGCCGTGATGAGGAAAAGTCACGCGCGAAGGAACGTATTTTCTCTTTCCGGGATAAATTTCATCAATGGGACCCGAAAAATCAGCGTCCTGAATTGTGGGATATTTATAATGCCCGTGTGCACAAGGGAGAAAGTATCCGTGTATTTCCGATTAGCAACTGGACAGAGCTGGACATCTGGCAGTATATTCGTCTGGAGAATATTCCGATTGTTCCGCTTTATTATGCTAAAGAACGTCCGGTGATTAATTTGGATGGTAATATTATTATGGCAGATGATGAGCGTTTGCCTGAAAAGTACCGGGATCAGATTGAAATGAAGATGGTGCGTTTCCGTACGTTGGGCTGCTGGCCTCTGACTGGGGCGGTGGAAAGTGGAGCTGCTACAATCGAAGAGATTGTGGAAGAAATGATGACTACCACCAAGAGTGAGCGTACTACTCGCGTGATTGATTTTGATCAGGAGGGTAGTATGGAACAAAAGAAACGTGAAGGATACTTTTAA
- the ruvX gene encoding Holliday junction resolvase RuvX: MSRIVAIDYGRKRTGIAVSDTMQLIANGLTTVPTHELLNFIGEYMAKEPVERIIIGLPKQMNNEVSENMKNIEPFVRSLKKRYPDLPVEYVDERFTSVLAHRTMLEAGLKKKDRQNKALVDEISATIILQTYLESKRF, translated from the coding sequence ATGAGCAGAATAGTAGCAATAGATTATGGAAGAAAGCGTACTGGGATAGCTGTGAGCGATACAATGCAGTTGATCGCGAACGGATTGACAACGGTGCCTACGCATGAACTTCTGAACTTTATCGGTGAATATATGGCTAAAGAACCGGTGGAGCGGATTATTATTGGATTGCCAAAGCAAATGAATAATGAGGTTTCGGAGAATATGAAGAATATAGAACCTTTTGTTCGTTCGCTTAAGAAACGCTATCCGGACCTTCCGGTCGAATATGTGGACGAACGGTTTACTTCTGTTCTTGCGCACCGTACCATGCTGGAGGCCGGTCTGAAGAAAAAGGACCGCCAAAACAAAGCATTGGTGGATGAGATAAGTGCTACTATTATTTTGCAAACATATTTGGAGAGTAAACGTTTTTAA
- a CDS encoding tetratricopeptide repeat protein produces the protein MVKRILTVLLLFPTLVCAQINTDRVMTIARNALYFEDYVLSIQYFNQVINAKPYLYEPYFFRALAKLNLEDFQGAETDCDAAIQRNPFVVGAYQIRGLARIRQSKFDGAIEDYKKALHYDPENITLWHNLTLSHIQKKDYDAAKEDLESLLKVSPRYTRAYLMRGEVSLQQKDTIAALNDFNKALELDKYDPDAWSARAIVKLQQAKYAEAEADFNRAIPLSAKNAGNYINRALARFHQNNLRGAMSDYDLALDIDPNNFIGHYNRGLLRAQVGDDNRAIEDFDFVIKMEPDNMMAVFNRGLLRAQTGDYRGAIQDYTTVINQYPNFLAGYYQRSEARRKIGDKKGAEQDEFKVMKAQIDKQNGVTNKDVAQNKDKEDEDEGGEKTRKKSDKNMNNYRKIVIADDSEAEQRYTSDYRGRVQDKNVNITMEPMFALTYYEKMSDVKRSVNFHKYIEDLNRAGVLPKRLRITNMEAPLTEEQVKVHFALIDTHTSAIVEDEKNASKRFARAIDFYLVQDFSSAVSDLTQTILLDGDFFPAYFMRALIRCKQLEYQKAEQAVETDVVPGDNKRKEITAVDYEVVRKDLDKVINLAPDFVYAYYNRANVSAMLKDYRAAIADYDKAIELNPDFADAYFNRGLTHIFLGNNKLGISDLSKAGELGIVSAYNVIKRFTDQTE, from the coding sequence ATGGTAAAAAGAATCTTAACAGTTTTATTACTGTTCCCAACGCTGGTGTGTGCTCAGATAAATACGGATCGGGTGATGACTATTGCCCGAAACGCTCTTTATTTTGAGGATTATGTACTTTCTATTCAGTACTTTAACCAGGTTATTAACGCTAAACCTTATCTGTATGAGCCCTATTTCTTCAGAGCATTGGCAAAACTAAATCTGGAGGATTTCCAGGGTGCTGAAACTGACTGTGATGCGGCTATCCAACGCAATCCGTTTGTGGTGGGGGCTTATCAGATTCGTGGTTTGGCTAGGATTCGTCAGAGTAAATTTGATGGAGCGATTGAGGATTACAAGAAGGCATTGCATTATGATCCGGAGAATATTACCTTATGGCATAACTTGACATTATCCCATATCCAGAAGAAAGATTATGATGCTGCGAAAGAGGATTTGGAAAGTTTGCTGAAAGTGTCTCCGCGTTATACCCGCGCATATTTGATGAGGGGGGAAGTATCTTTGCAACAGAAGGATACGATTGCTGCCTTGAATGACTTCAATAAGGCTCTTGAATTGGATAAATATGATCCGGACGCATGGTCTGCAAGAGCGATCGTTAAATTACAGCAGGCTAAGTATGCGGAAGCTGAAGCGGATTTCAACCGCGCTATTCCTTTGAGTGCTAAGAATGCGGGAAATTATATAAACCGTGCGTTGGCACGTTTTCATCAGAATAATTTGAGAGGCGCTATGAGCGATTATGATCTGGCGTTGGATATTGATCCGAATAACTTTATCGGCCATTATAACCGTGGTTTGTTGCGTGCTCAGGTAGGAGATGACAACCGGGCTATTGAAGATTTTGACTTTGTCATCAAAATGGAGCCGGATAATATGATGGCTGTCTTTAACCGTGGATTGCTACGTGCGCAAACGGGTGATTATCGTGGGGCTATACAAGATTACACAACCGTTATCAACCAGTATCCGAACTTCCTTGCCGGATATTACCAGCGTTCGGAAGCTCGCAGAAAAATTGGCGACAAGAAAGGAGCGGAGCAGGACGAATTTAAAGTCATGAAAGCTCAGATAGATAAGCAGAACGGTGTGACGAATAAAGATGTAGCACAGAATAAGGATAAGGAAGACGAAGATGAAGGCGGAGAGAAGACCCGTAAGAAATCGGATAAGAATATGAATAATTATCGTAAGATAGTGATTGCCGATGATTCTGAAGCTGAACAACGCTATACAAGTGATTATCGTGGACGTGTGCAGGATAAGAACGTAAATATAACGATGGAGCCGATGTTTGCTTTGACTTATTATGAGAAGATGAGTGACGTGAAGCGTTCGGTGAACTTCCACAAATATATTGAGGATTTAAACCGTGCGGGTGTACTTCCGAAACGTCTTCGCATCACGAATATGGAAGCTCCGTTGACGGAAGAACAGGTGAAAGTGCATTTTGCCTTGATCGATACACATACATCGGCTATTGTGGAAGATGAAAAGAATGCTTCGAAACGTTTTGCCCGTGCTATTGATTTTTATCTGGTGCAGGATTTCTCGAGCGCGGTTTCTGATTTGACTCAGACAATCTTGCTGGATGGTGATTTCTTCCCGGCATATTTTATGCGTGCATTGATTCGTTGTAAACAGTTGGAATATCAAAAGGCTGAACAAGCTGTTGAAACAGATGTTGTTCCTGGTGATAATAAGCGTAAAGAGATTACTGCGGTAGATTATGAAGTAGTGAGAAAAGATTTGGATAAGGTGATTAATCTGGCTCCGGACTTTGTATATGCATATTATAATCGTGCCAATGTTTCTGCCATGCTGAAAGATTACCGGGCTGCAATTGCCGACTATGATAAGGCGATTGAGTTGAATCCTGATTTTGCGGACGCATATTTCAACCGTGGACTGACTCATATTTTCTTAGGAAATAATAAGCTGGGTATTTCTGATTTGAGTAAAGCCGGTGAGTTGGGGATTGTTTCTGCTTATAATGTCATCAAACGTTTTACAGATCAAACGGAATAA
- a CDS encoding PCMD domain-containing protein, whose amino-acid sequence MIQKSIHRLLMTGFVAFISSLSLMAQHKVEMLPFGNMDQWVDRQIKESSIIGGNTKNVYAIGPTSVIKGDQVYKNMGGSPWATSNVMAKVAGITKTNTSVFPEKRGDGYCARLDTRMESVKVLGLVNITVLAAGSVFTGSVHEPIKGTKNPQKMLQTGIPFTKKPVALQFDYKVKMSDRENRIRATGFSKITDVPGKDYPAAILFLQKRWEDANGNVYAKRIGTMVTYYYHSTDWKNNATYEIMYGDITNRPEYKSHMMRLQVTESYTVNSKGESVPIHEVAWGDENDVPTHMCLQFTSSHGGAYIGSPGNTLWIDNVKLVY is encoded by the coding sequence ATGATTCAGAAAAGCATTCATCGCCTGTTGATGACAGGTTTCGTTGCATTTATTTCTTCCTTGTCTTTGATGGCGCAACATAAAGTCGAAATGCTTCCTTTCGGGAACATGGATCAATGGGTGGACCGTCAGATAAAGGAGTCGAGCATTATTGGCGGAAATACTAAGAATGTATATGCGATAGGGCCGACGTCGGTGATTAAGGGGGATCAGGTTTATAAGAATATGGGCGGATCGCCTTGGGCTACTTCGAATGTGATGGCGAAAGTGGCCGGTATTACGAAAACCAATACTTCGGTTTTCCCGGAGAAGCGGGGAGATGGATACTGTGCACGTTTGGATACGCGCATGGAAAGTGTGAAAGTGCTGGGATTGGTTAATATTACGGTGCTGGCGGCAGGTTCTGTCTTTACCGGTTCGGTGCATGAACCCATTAAGGGTACTAAAAATCCGCAGAAAATGTTGCAGACGGGTATTCCGTTTACAAAAAAACCGGTTGCTCTTCAGTTTGATTACAAGGTGAAGATGTCTGACCGGGAGAATCGTATTCGTGCTACTGGTTTCAGTAAGATTACGGATGTGCCCGGAAAAGATTATCCGGCAGCTATCCTGTTTCTGCAAAAACGTTGGGAAGACGCTAATGGAAATGTGTACGCGAAACGGATAGGGACAATGGTGACTTATTATTATCACTCCACGGACTGGAAAAATAATGCGACCTATGAGATTATGTATGGCGACATAACGAATCGTCCGGAATATAAGTCGCACATGATGCGCCTGCAAGTGACAGAAAGTTATACGGTGAACAGCAAAGGTGAAAGTGTACCTATTCATGAAGTGGCTTGGGGAGATGAAAATGACGTTCCTACTCATATGTGTCTTCAGTTCACATCCAGTCATGGGGGAGCTTATATCGGTTCTCCGGGAAATACATTATGGATTGACAATGTAAAACTGGTATATTAA